A part of Osmerus mordax isolate fOsmMor3 chromosome 10, fOsmMor3.pri, whole genome shotgun sequence genomic DNA contains:
- the tnrc6ba gene encoding trinucleotide repeat-containing gene 6B protein isoform X1 has product MEDKKRKKEDKRKRETSQKVAEQKNKEFAKPLSGQSSATLPSSSSASSSPGPPSSASPSPATATSQGGGNNAKRVAVANGQPLTSQGPGAPQPPQQQRYMPREVPPRFRCQQDQKVLLKRGQPPLSSMLLGGGTAGGGAGGDGGPNANMAATSDSTPGYVGPGSSSLPLTSSSIAAASTTTSNYANSTWGVGSGSHASSHGREKVIVDGSDLEEWPSIAGGDGGGASSRGGGGSSATGEGCGLANSSSIASSGDQSSLTSAFPLPNECMQSGSVVWGSASQQGPTGGVVAVVAGSMLPPSLSKAPALIGNQDGFLGGSGGGTTGANFNPNANPSAWPALVQQDGTPGAASSDSGPATLHGPGPGGAGVLPANSPLLQNPPLSVNQSNAHQHQLLHQMQSRDREHSAAMMTGGGADWGGGKGVTSLDTGAGPKTVMGEGGGTDCGGGNGGDKLLPQTSQTSSSSSWGTQPYPAANSKTGASRTDDWEGAGRGAAEGGGDGTSGWGGYTGQGGSTKWGAGSGGNEPPAVSQGGWGGGGEWGGSGGSGGGGCNPVAEAGEGGGCSSNSSSSGVSNPTPSSTTSTTTTKAWDNQKREVGGEETAEWGGGQGGGRGGGGGTSSSSGGGNSRPQRFQHHAGANAEEALQNLLSRPDLDPRVLSNTGWGQTQIKQNVAWDFEAPGGGSGSSSQSKNIQSPSMAPQYSGAATESLGGASSFAGPGQASNPGVPPPAASSKEGWESSSTSSSSGASLPSRGHPSSGPNARNLGISQPGALSTGAGMGGPGIGPGQGKTSGGWGGMGPSEGQGKGWGNEEGWGEFRQQPAGAGGGGGWGGNQEEKGKVGWKEMGRDGGWGSRGGGEDRGKREPKSNSGGGGWGDETRGGRGNPGGDSEVGTWGSWEEGAPRRSWGGDGNGGGGDKPHQGWGGGGAGGKMHPSQMSNTQTTSIKGPQAPPQLQSQPQPPPQDQGALQGGWGGRQPPPPAQNQNQSSGWTTGPIPSGPGGGAAEPSGWEEPSPQTISRKMEIDDGTSAWGDPNHYNFKPVNLWDKSSGDGSAHSGKRPPVHGQGQPPQQQGPPVMQQSGRQPSVVGGGRDVNPGHGTGPGKAPGMAQSGWGGGSPSSPSVDDSTAAWGKPSDTPTFWGDPAEAGKSSGWGNPSPNPIKPAGSKSMQDGGWGEGDGSVVASRHSSCEEEEEGAGSVWSSAGSQGSSSSYNSGGWGQGHGGGKKTCSKGPLKSGDSWMNPMTRQFSNMGLLGDEPSGRPLDLAPGPQDKKMDGEKRGMGLNDYNGEMRKGGRGGGGGMVFRSPGSKDMGAGDPGPYYDKTLPFTNQDGCLVEEGPCSPYSPPTVCKPYPLYSHTIPPRQGGHHMYGGGGGMGQSRHQPGVPPINSSPGIRAQVPQQFLSPQVPGSVLKQMPPPSGSMGGVGGVGGVGGVGGGVFPPQLSPQHIAMLSSIYPPQLQFQLACQLLLQQQQPQQQQLLQNQRKFPQNMRQQADPQQLARIMAVLQQQRQQQAGGAGAGGKLSPSHLGGGGLKLPDSLVHPGLGGSGADLQQRTHGGYSGYGSGMSLSGLELGGSAVGGPGGMKDMGGQQSRFKWMMEGHSPIPSPPESTLHKNGPIPPMKMRGGSPYAQYDMMGGDGLPPQGDHWHRTPGNKMSSKPSTSSWPPEFQPGVPWKGIPSVDPESDPYMTPGSMMGNSGPCSLNDSEHQLLRDNTDSTPPLNTLLPSHGAWPYSASDSPITNAHNSAKYTEYKTSWPPEPIGHNKMWKANRNSHMSQLPRPPPGLANQKQPSPSPWSGGAPRSATARGWGGAGGSQETRYGPGAAWSDGGTSRGSCWLVLSNLTPQIDGSTLRTICMQHGPLLTFHLGLTQGSALIRYSSRQEAAKAQSALHMCVLGNTTILAEFVSEEEVARYFAHSQAVGGGTAGGGVAGAPGGAGGQGVPGTGPAMGANSSRGGNLPGGERDRDRPRGVGEGGSAPGGNGNGGGGMSGTSGSGWQSLDGTAGSPEPSSSQGQGLGVFAQWSSNGAEGAGVGVGAGGVETGRQGLWGGMGGGGYPGSSLWGSTGLDERHQMGSPAALLPGDLLGGGTD; this is encoded by the exons ATGGAagacaagaaaaggaaaaaagaagacAAACGGAAAAGGGAAACCTCTCAGAAG gTTGCAGAGCAAAAAAACAAAG AATTTGCCAAGCCCTTGTCTGGCCAGTCTTCTGCCACTCTGCCCAGCAGCAGCTCTGCATCCTCCAGCCCTGGACCCCCCTCCtcggcctccccctcccctgccaccGCCACCTCTCAAGGAGGAGGGAACAATGCCAAGCGGGTGGCGGTGGCCAACGGACAGCCCCTTACCAGCCAAGGCCCTggtgccccccagcccccccagcagcagcgcTACATGCCCCGTGAAGTGCCCCCTCGATTCCGCTGCCAGCAGGACCAAAAAGTGCTACTGAAGAGGGGCCAGCCCCCGCTGTCCTCCATGCTCCTTGGGGGTGGCACTGctggagggggtgcagggggtgatggggggccCAATGCAAACATGGCTGCCACCTCAG ATTCCACTCCAGGCTATGTGGGTCCAGGCTCCTCTTCACTGCCCCTCACCTCATCATCAATCGCTGCTGCTTCTACAACTACTTCAAATTATGCAAATTCCACGTGGGGGGTCGGCTCTGGTAGTCACGCCTCCTCTCATGGCAGGGAGAAAGTGATTGTGGATGGCTCTGACCTGGAGGAGTGGCCTAGCATTGCCGGGGGTGACGGAGGCGGGGCTTCTTCTAGAGGGGGCGGGGGCTCGTCAGCAACTGGGGAGGGCTGTGGGTTAGCCAATAGCAGCAGTATTGCCTCCAGTGGCGACCAATCATCCCTTACTTCCGCCTTCCCTTTACCCAATGAATGTATGCAGTCGGGCAGTGTTGTGTGGGGTTCTGCCTCTCAGCAGGGTCCTACAGGTGGGGTCGTGGCCGTTGTAGCTGGGTCAATgttgcctccctccctttccaaaGCCCCTGCTCTTATAGGGAACCAGGATGGCTTCCTTGGTGGCAGCGGAGGAGGGACCACTGGTGCCAACTTCAACCCAAATGCCAACCCTTCAGCCTGGCCTGCTCTGGTGCAGCAGGATGGAACTCCAGGGGCAGCTTCCTCCGACAGTGGCCCAGCCACTCTGCATGGTCCTGGGCCCGGGGGGGCCGGGGTTCTGCCTGCCAACAGTCCCCTCCTCCAGAACCCACCTCTATCTGTGAATCAATCAAATGCTCATCAGCACCAACTACTTCACCAAATGCaatccagagacagagagcactcagcagccatgatgacaggaggaggggcggattgggggggaggaaaaggagTGACTTCGCTAGATACTGGAGCGGGACCAAAAAcggtgatgggggaggggggagggacagactgTGGGGGAGGTAATGGAGGAGACAAACTCCTTCCCCAAACCTCCCagacctcctcatcctcttcttggGGAACTCAGCCTTACCCAGCTGCTAACTCCAAAACGGGTGCCTCTAGGACTGATGATTGGGAGGGAGCAGGACGAGGAGCtgctgagggtgggggggatggaaCCTCTGGGTGGGGAGGGTACACAGGCCAGGGGGGTAGTACAAAATGGGGCGCTGGAAGTGGGGGCAATGAACCACCCGCGGTATctcagggagggtggggaggaggaggggaatgggGGGGTAGTGGGGgaagtgggggtggagggtgcaATCCAGTAGCGGAGGCAGGTGAAGGAGGTGGCtgcagcagtaacagcagcagcagtgggGTAAGCaaccccactccctcctccacaaCCTCCACAACTACAACAAAGGCTTGGGACAATCagaagagggaggtagggggggaggagacagcgGAGTGGGGGGGCGGCCAGGGTGGTGgccggggaggtgggggaggtacATCATCATCCAGCGGAGGAGGGAACTCCAGACCCCAGCGCTTCCAGCACCATGCAGGAGCCAATGCTGAGGAGGCCTTACAGAACCTTCTGAGTAGACCCGACCTGGACCCCCGCGTCCTCTCCAACACTGGCTGGGGTCAGACCCAGATCAAGCAGAATGTGGCTTGGGACTTTGAAGCtccaggaggaggaagtggttcATCCTCTCAATCAAAAAACATACAGTCACCCTCTATGGCTCCTCAGTACTCTGGTGCTGCTACTGAATCTCTGGGTGGAGCGTCCTCCTTTGCAGGCCCAGGGCAGGCCTCCAACCCAGGAGTACCTCCCCCGGCTGCCTCGTCTAAGGAGGGCTGGGagagcagcagcaccagcagcagctccGGAGCCTCTTTGCCAAGCAGAGGACATCCGTCCTCAGGCCCCAATGCCAGAAACCTGGGCATCTCACAACCTGGAGCTCTGTCCACTGGTGCAGGAATGGGAGGACCAGGTATTGGACCAGGACAAGGGAAGACCTCAGGTGGCTGGGGAGGAATGGGTCCCAGTGAGGGACAGGGAAAAGGCTGGGGGAACGAAGAAGGGTGGGGTGAGTTTAGACAACAGCCGGCAGGagcaggtggtggaggaggctggggaggtaatcaggaggagaaagggaaagtaggatggaaagagatggggagagatggggggtggggtagccgtgggggtggggaggaccGGGGAAAGCGAGAGCCCAAATCaaacagtggaggaggaggatggggggatgagacaagagggggaagaggaaacCCAGGTGGAGACTCTGAGGTCGGCACTTGGGGTAGCTGGGAGGAAGGAGCACCGAGGAGATCCTGGGGCGGTGATGgtaatggaggaggaggagacaaacCGCATCAaggttggggaggaggaggagctggtggaaaGATGCACCCGTCACAGATGTCAAACACCCAGACAACCTCGATCAAAGGCCCTCAGGCACCACCTCAGCTACAatcacagccccagcctcccccgcAGGACCAAGGGGCTTTGCAAGGAGGTTGGGGTGGTCGCCAACCACCTCCCCCagcccagaaccagaaccaaagCTCAGGCTGGACCACGGGACCCATTCCCAgtggtcctggaggaggagcagcagaaccCAGTGGCTGGGAGGAGCCTAGCCCTCAGACAATTAGTAGGAAGATGGAGATCGATGACGGGACCTCAGCGTGGGGAGACCCCAACCACTACAACTTCAAGCCTGTCAACCTGTGGGACAAGAGCAGCGGCGATGGTAGTGCCCACTCTGGCAAGCGGCCCCCTGTGCATGGCCAGGGACAGCCTCCACAGCAGCAGGGGCCTCCAGTGATGCAGCAGTCTGGGAGGCAGCCTTCGGTAGtcgggggaggcagggatgtCAACCCTGGACATGGAACTGGACCTGGTAAAGCTCCTGGGATGG CTCAgtcagggtggggtgggggctcCCCCTCCAGTCCATCAGTAGATGACAGTACAGCGGCCTGGGGCAAGCCCAGCGACACCCCCACATTCTGGGGCGACCCTGCAGAGGCTGGGAAGTCCTCTGGCTGGGGGAACCCCTCTCCCAACCCCATCAAACCTG CAGGTTCCAAGTCTATGCAAGATGGCGGCTGGGGCGAGGGGGATGGGTCTGTGGTGGCGTCGCGTCACTCCAgctgcgaggaggaggaggagggagcaggaagtGTGTGGAGCAGCGCTGGGTCACAGGGCAGTAGTTCCTCCTACAACAGTgggggctggggccagggccATGGAGGAGGCAAGAAGACCTGCAGCAAG GGTCCTCTAAAGTCAGGAGACTCCTGGATGAACCCCATGACCAGACAGTTCTCTAACATGGGGCTCCTC GGAGATGAGCCCAGCGGTCGACCCCTAGAtctggccccaggccctcaggataagaagatggatggagagaagcgAGGGATGGGGCTGAATGACTACAATGGggagatgaggaaaggaggtaggggaggaggaggaggaatggtcTTCCGTTCTCCTGGTTCCAAAGACATGGGGGCTGGAGACCCTGGGCCttactatgacaag ACCTTGCCTTTCACCAATCAGGATGGGTGCCTTGTGGAGGAGGGGCCTTGCTCTCCCTACTCTCCACCCACTGTCTGCAAGCCCTACCCCCTCTACAGCCACACTATCCCCCCTAGACAA GGTGGTCATCACATgtatggtggtggaggtgggatgGGCCAGTCCAGACACCAGCCCGGTGTGCCACCTATAAACTCGTCCCCAGGAATACGGGCTCAAGTACCTCAACAGTTCCTGTCACCTCAG GTGCCAGGTTCCGTCCTGAAGCAGATGCCCCCTCCCAGCGGCAGCATGGGGGGTGTCGGAGGTGTCGGAGGCGTGGGTGGTGTTGGAGGGGGGGTCTTCCCCCCCCAGCTGTCACCCCAGCACATCGCCATGCTCAGCAGTATCTACCCCCCTCAGCTACAGTTCCAGCTG gcctgtcagctcctcctccagcagcagcagcctcagcagcagcagcttttGCAGAACCAGAGGAAGTTCCCCCAGAACATGCGCCAGCAGGCCGACCCTCAGCAG ttgGCCAGGATCATGGCCGTGCTCCAGCAACAGAGGCAGCAGCAGGCCGGGGGGGCTGGAGCGGGGGGGaaactctccccctcccacctgggAGGCGGGGGCCTCAAACTCCCTGACTCCCTGGTCCATCCCGgcctggggggctctggggcagACCTGCAGCAGAGGACACACGGGGGCTACTCGG GGTATGGCTCGGGGATGAGCCTGTCTGGTCTGGAGCTGGGGGGGTCGGCGgttggggggccagggggcatGAAGGACATGGGGGGGCAGCAGTCCCGCTTCAAGTGGATGATGGAGGGccactcccccatcccctcccccccagagagcACCCTCCACAAAAATG GTCCTATCCCTCCTATGAAGATGCGGGGGGGTTCACCATATGCCCAGTACGACATGATGGGGGGGGACGGCCTGCCCCCACAGGGGGACCACTGGCACCGCACCCCCGGGAACAAGATGAGCTCCAAACCCAGCACCTCCAGCTGGCCCCCGG AGTTCCAACCAGGCGTGCCCTGGAAGGGAATCCCCAGCGTCGACCCGGAGTCTGACCCCTACATGACCCCAGGGAGCATGATGGGAAACTCTGGACCGTGTAGCCTCAATGACAGCGAGCACCAGCTGCTAAGAGACAACACTG attccaccccacccctcaacACCTTGCTGCCTTCACATGGTGCCTGGCCTTACAGTGCCTCAGACAGCCCCATTACCAACGCACACAACTCAG CAAAGTACACAGAGTATAAGACCAGCTGGCCTCCTGAGCCTATTGGACACAACAAGATGTGGAAGGCCAATCGCAACAGCCACATGTCTCAACTGCCCCGCCCTCCCCCAGGACTCGCCAATCAGAAGCAGCCGTCGCCGTCACCCTGGTCGGGCGGAGCCCCACGATCGGCTACAGCGAGAGGCTGGGGTGGCGCCGGCGGGAGCCAGGAAACACGATATGGACCTG GCGCTGCTTGGAGCGACGGGGGGACCTCTAGAGGAAGCTGTTGGCTGGTGCTCAGCAATCTCACTCCACAG ATCGACGGCTCGACCCTGAGGACCATCTGTATGCAGCACGGTCCCCTCCTGACCTTTCACCTCGGCCTGACCCAGGGCAGTGCTCTGATTCGCTACAGCTCCAGGCAGGAAGCAGCCAAAGCCCAGAGTGCACTACACAT GTGTGTGCTAGGCAACACCACCATCTTAGCGGAGTTTGTGAGCGAGGAGGAAGTGGCTCGCTATTTTGCACATTCCCAGGCAGtaggaggaggaacagcaggaggaggtgtggcCGGAGCCCCAGGGGGAGCTGGGGGCCAGGGAGTCCCTGGGACGGGGCCTGCTATGGGGGCCAACAGCAGCAGAGGGGGTAACCtccctggaggggagagagaccgcGACAGACCCCGAGGTGTAGGAGAAGGGGGCTCGGCTCCCGGAGGGAACGGCAACGGTGGAGGAGGCATGTCAGGCACCTCCGGCTCAGGCTGGCAGAGTCTGGACGGCACGGCTGGCTCTCCAGAGCCCAGCTCCAGCCAGGGGCAGGGCCTGGGGGTGTTTGCCCAGTGGAGCAGTAATGGGGCTGAGGGAGCTGGGGTGggagttggggctgggggggtggagaccgGGAGGCAAGGTCtgtggggagggatggggggcggggggtaccCAGGTAGCAGTTTGTGGGGGTCCACTGGCCTGGATGAGAGACACCAAATGGGTAGTCCTGCTGCTCTCTTGCCTGGAGACCTGCTGGGAGGAGGGACTGACTGA